The Macrotis lagotis isolate mMagLag1 chromosome 6, bilby.v1.9.chrom.fasta, whole genome shotgun sequence genome includes a window with the following:
- the LOC141491234 gene encoding uncharacterized protein LOC141491234, with amino-acid sequence MKTGVPRPNILIVGASRIDAHVKANSVEREYNAQADELLKVEGKSLQMMPLENRDDLTLGKWIHVTAGHLGTLASYRRALARGINIPLDIFKQITQECPRCQLFSQHSIPQTITGELARGTLPAQIWQIDYIGPLPLNQGCQYACTCVDAYSGILIACPYRQATQKNTCRTLDIISSYYGTPMQVQSDNGTHFKGKEIETYCNHNNIEWIYHIPYYPQAAGLIERMNGLLKEKLRKLGDNNLKKWKENLFEALRQLNNRPLADGEGTPLSRMMIPHLQIRRLSNIPTIQWWKFQDNSRNQSMDKKTPYRHS; translated from the exons ATGAAAACTGGGGTTCCCCGACCTAACATCTTGATTGTTGGTGCTtcccgaattg ATGCCCATGTGAAAGCTAATTCAGTGGAACGTGAGTATAATGCCCAAGCTGATGAACTTTtgaaagtagaaggaaaatccCTGCAAATGATGCCCCTGGAGAATAGGGATGATTTGACGCTAGGAAAATGGATTCACGTCACTGCAGGCCATCTTGGCACTCTTGCATCTTACAGGCGGGCATTGGCTAGAGGAATTAATATTCccttagatatttttaaacagaTAACTCAGGAGTGTCCCCGATGCCAGCTCTTCAGTCAGCACTCCATACCTCAAACTATAACTGGAGAATTGGCTAGAGGCACTTTGCCTGCCCAAATTTGGCAGATTGATTATATAGGCCCATTACCTCTAAATCAAGGGTGCCAATATGCTTGTACTTGTGTAGACGCTTATTCAGGAATACTAATTGCTTGCCCATATAGACAGGCAACCCAAAAGAATACTTGTAGGACTTTAGATATCATCTCCTCATACTATGGAACCCCTATGCAAGTCCAAAGTGACAATGGaactcattttaaaggaaaagaaattgaaacctaTTGTAATCATAATAATATTGAATGGATATATCATATCCCTTACTATCCACAGGCAGCAGGCCTCATTGAAAGGATGAATGGCCTgttaaaagaaaagttgaggaaattAGGGGATAATAacttaaagaaatggaaagagaatctTTTTGAAGCCCTCAGACAATTAAATAATAGACCACTGGCTGATGGAGAGGGTACTCCATTGTCCAGAATGATGATTCCTCATTTACAAATAAGAAGACTGTCAAATATTCCCACCATACAATGGTGGAAATTTCAAGATAATTCCAGGAACCAAAGTATGGATAAAAAGACACCCTACAGACACTCCTAG